In Cryptococcus gattii WM276 chromosome A, complete sequence, one genomic interval encodes:
- a CDS encoding ATP-binding cassette (ABC) transporter, putative (Similar to TIGR gene model, INSD accession AAW41159.1), translating to MSSVLPLSPMRSPLDTSSKPRQMIILSIILAALLSRSTVVATPHAAVKEWYSERTRIRNERKRREAETPLNTPALEKKLVDLYIRDPSSDSRTLLVPHMGKISKVRITPTSPELYKQHLPLFPRMTGSEKLGVNKEFWRMLKAVLKVTFPSKRGKEVFLLLLHSFFLVSRTILSVMVARLDGKIVRDLVSANAAGFLRGLGWWFILAVPSTYTNAMSEPCCNVNILTPLEIRYLERKLALAFRTNLTRYIHDLYLNYNLNYYKFGSGRVGHTAVEERGEKKHAEFGHSSEAAAGTADQFITTDVARFCDSLAALYGNLGKPALDLLIFTSQLSSSLGPLGTIGLFANYGLTAYILRKATPAFGRMAATTARLEGNYRAGLSRVGRDAEEIAFYNGGKRERGILDGMYRKLKEHVQAVNKARIPYGMIEDFVIKYLWSAAGYGLMSIPIFFPVTKTALGSMNQRVNHEVAERTEGYMSNRRLLLSLADAGGRLMYSGKDLAELSGYTSRVYSLISTLHSLDNGIYPEHPRPSSLSPNDAFYDMANIQGQVSVGPNHVLLRGVPIVAPPEGSGAERGGEELLKSLDLRVEKGDHTLITGPNGVGKTSVARIIAQLWPVWKGLLERPRHGEGGIFFLPQRPYLSIGSLRDQVIYPHTYAEMKSRGRTDTELMTILEAVHLEYLPGREGGWETRKEWKDVLSGGEKQRMGMARLFYHRPQFAVLDECTSAVSSDVEGLMYEHAKALGITLVTISHRPSLLKYHNRHLRLGDPSLSRVPSSLSRAQSMYSLAAFQAPVQSDAPHHKLPTTPLASQGWQLTTLSSSSAEEKLELDKEIEALEMTLNEEVEKWEKRLQEINKELKCGESYVEESEQA from the exons ATGTCTTCCGTCCTCCCCCTGTCTCCCATGAGGAGCCCACTCGACACATCTTCCAAACCTCGCCAGATGATTATTCTTAGCATCATCTTAGCCGCCTTGTTATCTCGCTCAACTGTCGTCGCTACTCCACACGCGGCAGTCAAAGAATGGTATTCTGAACGAACCAGGATCCGAAACGAGcgaaaaagaagagaagcTGAAACGCCTCT CAATACGCCTGCCctggagaagaagctggTCGATCTCTATATCCGTGATCCCTCGTCAGACTCTCGAACGCTTCTGGTTCCACATATGGGGAAAATCTCCAAGGTCCGAATTACACCCACTTCTCCAGAGCTATATAAGCAGCATCTTCCTCTGTTTCCTCGGATGACAGGTTCGGAAAAGCTGGGAGTGAACAAGGAATTTTGGAGGATGCTAAAGGCTGTACTCAAAGTGACATTTCCCAG TAAGAGGGGGAAAGAAGTGTTTCTCCTGCTTCTCCATTCTTTCTTCTTAGTTTCAAGGACGATATTGAGTGTAATGGTCGCTAGATTGGACGGAAAAATCGTCCGTGACTTG GTGTCAGCTAATGCTGCCGGATTTCTAAGAGGGTTAGGATGGTGGTTTATTCTTGCTGTGCCCAGTACTTATACCAACGCCATG TCAGAACCTTGTTGCAATGTTAATATACTAACACCCCTCGAGATCCGATACCTTGAGAGAAAACTCGCGCTAGCATTCCGAACCAACTTGACTCGTTATATCCATGATCTCTACCT CAATTACAATCTTAACTACTACAAATTCGGATCAGGAAGGGTTGGACATACGGCAGTGGAGGAAAGGGGTGAAAAGAAACATGCAGAATTTGGCCATTCGAGCGAGGCTGCAGCTGGAACAGCCGATCA GTTCATCACCACTGACGTTGCACGATTCTGTGACTCCCTAGCTGCTCTCTA TGGTAATCTCGGCAAACCAGCTTTGGACCTCTTGATATTTACTTCTCAactctcttcttcactaGGCCCTCTTGGGACAATCGGCCTCTTTGCCAATTATGGCCTCACAGCTTACATCCTCCGAAAGGCAACCCCTGCTTTTGGTCGAATGGCAGCCACAACGGCTCGTCTGGAGGGTAATTATCGGGCTGGCTTGTCAAGGGTGGGTCGAGATGCCGAGGAAATTGCATTCTACAATGGTggcaagagagaaagggGTATCCTGGACGGGATGTACAGAAAGCTAAAGGAACATGTTCAAGCAGTTAATAAAGCTAGGATCCCGTATGG GATGATAGAAGATTTTGTCATCAAATATCTGTGGTCAGCCGCTGGGTACGGTCTGATGTCTATACCGATTTTCTTCCCTGTGACCAAAACAGCTCTTGGATCTATGAATCAGAGGGTGAATCACGAGGTTGCCGAACGTACGGAAG GTTATATGTCTAACCGACGTTTGCTGCTATCCCTTGCCGATGCCGGAGGAAGATTGATGTACTCTGGCAAAGACCTCGCAGAACTGTCTGGGTATACGAGTCGTGTATACTCTCTAATTTCCACTCTGCATAGCTTGGATAATGGGATTTATCCCGAGCACCCCCGTCCAAGCTCATTATCACCAAACGAT GCATTCTATGATATGGCAAACATCCAAGGCCAAGTATCTGTTGGCCCCAATCACGTGTTACTAAGGGGCGTACCCATTGTTGCTCCACCGGAAGGTTCAGGGGCTGAAAGAGGAGGGGAAGAGCTACTCAAGAGCTTGGATCTGAGGGTAGAGAAAGGTGATCATACGCTCATCACGGGACCCAA TGGTGTGGGAAAGACATCTGTTGCCAGGATCATAGCCCAGCTCTGGCCAGTGTGGAAAGGTCTTTTAGAAAGACCCAGACATGGTGAAGGAGGTATATTCTTCTTGCCTCAGCGTCCTTACCTGTCAATTGGAAGTCTTCGAGATCAGGTCATCTA TCCACATACCTATGCTGAGATGAAATCCCGCGGAAGAACAGACACCGAATTAATGACCATCCTTGAGGCTGTTCATTTGGAATATCTTCCGGGGCGAGAAGGGGGTTGGGAAACAAGAAAAGAGTGGAAGGATGTCCTGTC AGGAGGTGAAAAGCAGCGC ATGGGCATGGCGCGGCTTTTCTATCACCGACCACAATTTGCTGTTCTGGACGAATGCACTTCAGCTGTATCTAGCGACGTCGAAGGGCTTATGTACGAACACGCGAAAGCTCTGGGCATAACACTTGTTACTATCTC GCATCGGCCGTCCTTGTTGAAGTATCACAACCGCCATTTGCGTCTCGGTGATCCTTCCCTATCTCGTGTCCCAAGCTCACTGTCTCGTGCGCAATCGATGTACTCACTCGCAGCTTTCCAAGCCCCTGTACAATCTGACGCTCCTCATCACAAGCTGCCTACCACGCCTCTTGCATCTCAAGGCTGGCAGTTGACCACTCTTTCTTCAAGTAGTGCGGAAGAAAAGCTGGAGCTGGATAAAGAAATTGAGGCTTTGGAGATGACGTTGAATGAAGAAGTCGAAAAATGGGAAAAGAGATTGCAAGAAATCAACAAGGAGCTGAAATGTGGTGAATCTTATGTAGAAGAAAGTGAACAAGCGTGA
- a CDS encoding Hypothetical Protein (Similar to TIGR gene model, INSD accession AAW41397.1): protein MNIPKGGESSNSSLWQSTPDQSVFEEFESYPFNNDPEFRAGLPTVISAIRGKKLQPSSIDEMLSRAQWFYFTRKKNIDLPWELYARHSQMYQRPPNTNSSGNALAQLDTLAEARRMLTAKGETGQQGMSFEMLVRLVKEGKADQVEITPVPDELHEGTPSQPIMDRRPKPWERSFTSTSIHVGEPGSMMPPPPPVVSSDTGIPTPSTSKPITSSITANGSSATSTEGLYNYYGQMSEEDMALIFGDVKGASEYRGRGERS from the exons ATGAATATCCCCAAAGGAGGCGAGTCTAGCAATAGCAGTCTCTGGCAATCAACGCCGGATCAATCGGTGTTCGAAGAGTTTGAGAGTTATCCATTCAATAACGACCCAGAGTTTCGG GCTGGACTTCCTACAGTTATTTCTGCAATCAGAGGCAAAAAGCTCCAGCCTTCAAGCATCGACGAGATGCTGTCTAGAGCACAATGGTTCTATTTCACTCG CAAAAAGAACATTGATCTTCCCTGGGAATTATATGCTCGCCATTCTCAGATGTACCAACGCCCCCCGAACACGAATAGCTCAGGCAATGCATTAGCACAGCTTGATACTTTGGCAGAAGCCAGGCGAATGCTGACTGCCAAAGGTGAAACCGGCCAACAAGGCATGAGCTTTGAAATGTTAGTCAGGTTGGtcaaggaaggaaaagCGGATCAAGTGGAAATAACGCCTGTACCAGACGAACTACAT GAAGGAACACCGTCCCAGCCCATAATGGACAGAAGACCAAAACCATGGGAGCGGTCAttcacctccacctccatACATGTTGGGGAGCCTGGTAGCATGATGCCTCCCCCGCCTCCAGTAGTCTCATCTGACACAGGCATTCCTACGCCCTCAACGTCGAAACCTATCACATCTTCCATCACTGCAAATGGCTCCAGCGCCACCAGTACGGAGGGACTCTATAATTATTATGGTCAAATGAGTGAGGAGGATATGGCTCTGATTTTTGGAGATGTGAAGGGGGCAAGTGAATATCGGGGGAGGGGAGAGAGGAGCTAG
- a CDS encoding Hypothetical protein (Similar to TIGR gene model, INSD accession AAW41160.1; CNA06330) has protein sequence MDHSGSRGRSRKHQAPCGCWQQGEKSVRDITGGKGPQNTLKRDLCAPSLAIKDGDSLSAVSKTSMFPQSPFRLANKMTVAELADFEAENGESQLHRQRMMLACERTMRYEALIGETVEGEKTTKFSYSSSFQPHRTPQSQISRPSPAHNPPSPVPSLPLPPLPKTSFALNDFIPRSFSSSLGVPVSRGDTGMRASESDHRYNQPNDPGLLNLGQLLYVRTLRRESSIEALRRELAIASLTLRVSKRSSNSSMLSNLSTSCDSNSCSESDTQIGEAVLQDPSLAFQPQALPYPKVKPALSRLSIDSASSESMSIVLGNDTYSPIKPLTATGLQALSCDSSPNKSPECYSATRLGIWPSKNYPSPLEAKRKARLRSSLAMPATWPECTKEEEVPTKVSEAVRNQTTLNRCMWEETSPSPKSRPPSISPEQQLMEEKGGVPHSIQPSPQAEEKGRARSDSSLSAIAAFPLPPVRTEVPQIKSAVASITKEKEMSHILQEKGESTTVLFGENVCPSPSLVASLLSVDQRENVRAGKGVRLDDSPKMHTDFSDLTVPERRPSSPELHELINNMRKTRKKRNGANGQTEGETDESDLDLSTPLTKLAVNMKIVAADPQLLDDRSFACSFSSGSSYSTSSSSDIGHPICARAVVLKNDRLTSSDYGWSGSESEEDAWNEAMEKRKSQKGRPSLNKNIRLRSAGRNTTPSVKSTVHIDEEATPKFSQAFFYHTPIPTPSFTPRTPSTEVKRLSKLSSPTRAPTNINSTEASITSLSLFGREHDVPMSYAFSSTSTASSTLDDFPWDASSSPNSPIRKTHTSKSRVPPRRSSISPSSTASDKETVVKNRKAATLRSLPRPLRDIEGWGEPEILFDDITWEAEPSPNFKSTFYDEYKPVFIQDESHSSPPLKPSKLQEFRTLVENKEDARRRLISKFQHADSRR, from the exons ATGGACCATAGTGGGAGTAGAGGGAGGAGCAGAAAGCACCAGGCACCGTGCGGTTGTTGGCAGCAGGGAGAGAAGTCTGTGCGCGATATAACAGGAGGAAAGGGTCCACAGAATACGCTAAAGAGAGATCTCTGCGCACCGTCTTTGGCGATAAAAGATGGGGATTCTCTGTCAGCAGTGTCCA AAACATCTATGTTTCCACAATCTCCCTTCCGCCTCGCAAATAAGATGACAGTTGCAGAGCTGGCAGATTTTGAAGCAGAAAATGGGGAATCCCAACTACACAGGCAACGAATGATGCTGGCATGTGAGAGGACGATGAGATATGAAGCTCTTATTGGTGAGACCGTCGAGGGCGAAAAG ACTACTAAGTTTTCCTACAGCAGCTCTTTCCAACCACATCGAACGCCACAGTCTCAGATCTCACGCCCGTCGCCCGCTCACAACCCACCCTCACCCGTCCCCTCTCTACCACTTCCACCGCTTCCCAAGACCTCTTTTGCCTTAAATGACTTTATTCCGCGATCATTCTCATCGTCTCTTGGTGTCCCTGTCAGTCGGGGCGATACTGGGATGCGGGCATCAGAATCCGACCACCGCTACAATCAACCCAACGATCCTGGCTTGCTCAATCTAGGACAGTTGCTTTACGTACGTACGCTACGGCGAGAATCGTCAATAGAAGCTCTGCGTCGCGAACTAGCAATTGCTTCGCTTACTCTCAGAGTCTCAAAAAGAAGCTCTAATTCTTCAATGTTGTCCAATTTGTCCACTTCCTGTGATAGCAATAGCTGCTCCGAAAGCGATACACAGATCGGAGAGGCGGTACTGCAAGATCCAAGTCTAGCATTTCAGCCTCAGGCTTTGCCGTATCCCAAAGTCAAACCTGCTTTATCACGACTCAGCATTGATTCAGCTTCATCTGAATCCATGTCCATCGTCCTTGGGAACGACACATACTCACCCATCAAACCTTTGACTGCCACTGGACTACAGGCTCTATCATGCGATTCAAGCCCGAACAAATCACCTGAATGTTACTCTGCCACTAGATTAGGAATTTGGCCTTCAAAAAATTATCCTTCACCACTAGAAGCTAAACGTAAGGCACGGTTGAGAAGTTCTCTCGCAATGCCTGCAACGTGGCCTGAATGCAcaaaagaagaggaagttCCTACCAAGGTATCAGAAGCGGTGAGGAATCAAACAACGTTGAATCGCTGCATGTGGGAAGAAACGAGCCCATCACCTAAAAGCAGACCCCCCAGTATCTCCCCTGAACAGCAGCTTATGGAGGAGAAAGGAGGAGTGCCGCATAGTATTCAACCCTCACCGCAAGCGGAAGAAAAAGGGCGCGCAAGGTCTGATTCCTCGTTAAGTGCGATTGCGGCCTTTCCTCTGCCCCCCGTTAGGACAGAGGTGCCTCAAATTAAGTCAGCTGTTGCTTCCATAAcaaaggaaaaagaaatgTCTCACATACTACAAGAGAAGGGGGAGAGTACCACAGTTTTATTTGGGGAAAACGTTTGTCCCAGTCCATCTCTGGTGGCTAGCTTGCTATCCGTAGACCAAAGGGAAAATGTCAGGGCTGGAAAAGGAGTGAGGCTTGATGACTCGCCTAAAATGCACACGGACTTTTCGGACTTGACTGTACCTGAAAGAAGACCATCAAGCCCAGAGCTACACGAACTCATCAATAATATGAGAAAAACacgaaagaaaagaaatGGCGCAAATGGACAAACAGAGGGAGAGACAGACGAGAGTGATTTGG ATCTTTCCACGCCATTGACAAAGCTAGCTGTCAACATGAAAATCGTCGCCGCAGATCCTCAACTTCTCGACGATCGTTCCTTCGCTTGTTCTTTTTCCTCAGGCTCTTCTTATAGCACATCGTCCTCGTCAGATATCGGGCATCCAATATGTGCTCGCGCTGTTGTTCTGAAAAATGACCGGCTAACGTCCAGTGATTATGGTTGGAGCGGAAGCGAAAGTGAAGAGGATGCTTGGAATGAAGCAATGGAAAAAAGAAAGTCCCAGAAAGGGAGACCATCGCTGAATAAGAATATTAGACTTCGGAGCGCAGGGCGGAACACAACCCCTTCTGTGAAGTCGACGGTCCACATTGACGAAGAGGCAACACCCAAATTCTCCCAAGCTTTCTTCTACCACACTCCAATTCCCACTCCCTCCTTCACGCCTCGTACTCCAAGCACCGAGGTAAAGCGTCTTTCGAAGCTCTCCTCCCCGACCAGGGCGCCCACAAACATCAACTCCACCGAGGCGTCGATAACGTCACTGTCGTTATTTGGCCGCGAACATGATGTGCCAATGTCATATGCTTTCTCATCCACATCTACTGCATCTTCAACTCTGGATGACTTTCCTTGGGATGCGTCTTCTTCACCCAATTCTCCGATTCGAAAGACACACACAAGCAAAAGTAGGGTGCCCCCGAGGAGGTCTTCTATATCTCCGTCATCAACTGCATCAGACAAGGAAACGGTGGTGAAAAACAGAAAAGCAGCCACTTTGCGTTCCCTACCCAGGCCACTTAGGGATATCGAAGGATGGGGGGAACCCGAGATCTTATTCGATGACATAACTTGGGAAGCCGAGCCAAGCCCTAATTTCAAGTCAACTTTCTATGACGAATACAAACCTGTCTTCATCCAGGATGAATCCCATTCGTCCCCGCCATTGAAACCCTCAAAACTCCAAGAGTTCAGAACTTTAGTCGAAAACAAGGAGGACGCACGACGTAGACTAATCTCCAAGTTTCAACATGCTGATTCGCGGAGATGA
- a CDS encoding Hypothetical protein (Similar to SGTC gene model, INSD accession EAL23091.1; CNBA6160), with amino-acid sequence MPIHVCAVAQLFRRLAALLFLASTRTNVFPPYFRLKQVYVSKMSSELAATYAALILADEGIEITGDKIVTLTQAAKVEVEPIWATLLAKALDGKDIKDLLTNVGGGGAPAAGAAPAAGAAAGGAAEAAPAEEKKEEAKEESDDDMGFGLFD; translated from the exons ATGCCGATCCATGTGTGTGCTGTTGCCCAACTTTTCCGGCGACTTGctgctcttctttttcttgCATCCACAAGAACAAACGTATTCCCGCCATACTTCAGGCTTAAACAGGTTTACGTATCAAAAATG TCTTCTGAACTCGCTGCCACCTACGCCGCCCTTATCCTCGCCGACGAGGGTATTGAGATCACT GGCGACAAGATCGTCACTCTTACCCAGGCCGCCAAGGTTGAGGTTGAGCCTATCTGGGCTACTCTCCTCGCCAAGGCTCTCGATGGCAAGGACATCAAGGACCTCCTCACCAACGtcggcggtggtggtgcccCCGCCGCCGGTGCTGCCCCTGCTGCCGGTGCCGCTGCTGGTGGTGCCGCCGAGGCTGCCCCTGctgaggagaagaaggaggaggcTAAGGAGGAGTCTGACGACGACATG GGCTTCGGTCTCTTCGACTAA
- a CDS encoding 60s ribosomal protein l7, putative (Similar to TIGR gene model, INSD accession AAW41162.1), whose product MAPSTTVPTAEQIAVPETLLKKRRTNEASREAKLAAAAEARKAQKAKRKVIFKRADEYVKEYLNAEKEEIRLKREARKTGDFYVPAQPKVYFVVRLKGISKIAPKPKKILQLLRLLQINNGVFVRVTKATQQMLNLVNPYITYGEVNLKAIRELVYKRGYAKVDGQRIPITDNAIIEKQLGKYGIICLEDLVHEIATCGPNFKQATSALWPFKLSNPTGGWRPRKFIGYVEGGDAGNREKAMSKLVHQMV is encoded by the exons ATGGCTCCTTCTACCAC TGTGCCTACCGCCGAG CAAATCGCCGTCCCTGAGACCTTGCTCAAGAAGAGGCGCACCAACGAAGCCAGCCGAGAGGCCAAGTTGGCTGCTGCCGCCGAGGCTAGGAAG GCCCAGAAGGCCAAGAGAAAGGTCATCTTCAAGAGGGCCGACGAGTACGTCAAGGAGTACCTCAACGCcgagaaggaggagatcCGACTCAAGCGAGAGGCGAGGAAGACTGGTGACTTCTACGTCCCCGCTCAGCCCAAGGTCTACTTCGTCGTCCGACTTAAGGG TATCTCCAAGATTGCCCCCAAGCCCAAGAAGATCCTCCAGCTCCTCCGACTCCTTCAGATCAACAACGGTGTCTTCGTTCGTGTCACCAAGGCTACCCAGCAAATGCTCAACCTTGTCAACCCTTACATCACCTACGGTGAGGTTAACCTCAAGGCTATCCGAGAGCTTGTCTACAAGCGAGGCTACGCCAAGGTTGACGGTCAGCGAATCCCCATCACCGACAACGCCATCATTGAGAAGCAGCTCGGCAAGTACGGTATCATCT GTCTCGAGGACCTCGTCCACGAGATCGCTACTTGCGGTCCCAACTTCAAGCAGGCCACTTCCGCTCTCTGGCCTTTCAAGCTCTCTAACCCCACCGGTGGCTGGAGGCCCAGGAAGTTCATCGGCTACGTTGAGGGTGGTGACGCCGGTAACAGGGAGAAGGCTATGTCCAAGCTCGTTCACCAGATGGTTTAA